The proteins below come from a single Corylus avellana chromosome ca3, CavTom2PMs-1.0 genomic window:
- the LOC132175929 gene encoding lysine histidine transporter 1-like: protein MAEASKKVEKEVKGVKDLDDWLPITKSRNAKWWYSAFHNVTAMVGAGVLGLPYAMSQLGWGPGVAVLVLSWIITLYTLWQMVEMHEMVAGKRFDRYHELGQQAFGEKLGLWIVVPQQLMVEVGVNIVYMITGGKSLKKMHDLLCTGCKSIKTTYFIMMFASVHFVLSHLPSFNSITGVSLAAAVMSLSYSTIAWSASAHKGVQPDVNYGPKASTPTGNMFNFFSALGDVAFAYAGHNVVLEIQATIPSTPEMPSKKPMWKGVIVAYIVVALCYFPVSLVGYWVFGNDVEDNILMSLQKPVWLVAVANMFVVVHVIGSYQIFAIPVFDLLESFLVLKMNFKPTRFLRFIIRNAYVALTMFLAITFPFFGGLLSFFGGFAFAPTTYFLPCIMWLAICKPKRFSLSWLANWFCIIVGVILMILAPIGALRQIILQAKDFKFYS from the exons atggCAGAGGCTTCTAAGAAGGTGGAGAAAGAGGTGAAAGGGGTGAAAGATCTCGATGACTGGCTTCCCATCACCAAATCCAGGAATGCAAAGTGGTGGTACTCTGCTTTCCACAATGTCACTGCCATGGTTGGCGCTGGAGTCCTGGGTCTCCCGTATGCCATGTCTCAACTTGGATG GGGTCCTGGTGTTGCAGTGTTGGTTTTGTCATGGATCATCACTCTGTACACCTTGTGGCAAATGGTGGAAATGCATGAAATGGTGGCAGGGAAGAGGTTTGACAGGTACCATGAGTTGGGTCAACAGGCTTTCGGAGAAAAGCTTGGACTGTGGATAGTTGTGCCCCAACAGCTGATGGTGGAAGTTGGCGTTAACATAGTCTACATGATCACAGGTGGAAAGTCCCTGAAGAAGATGCATGATCTTTTGTGCACCGGCTGCAAGTCTATTAAAACCACCTACTTCATCATGATGTTTGCATCCGTTCATTTTGTTCTCTCCCACCTTCCCAGTTTCAATTCCATCACCGGCGTCTCTTTGGCCGCCGCCGTCATGTCCTTGAG TTACTCTACAATTGCTTGGTCAGCTTCAGCTCACAAGGGAGTTCAACCAGATGTGAACTATGGTCCCAAGGCATCAACCCCTACAGGAAATATGTTCAACTTCTTTTCAGCCTTGGGAGATGTAGCTTTTGCCTATGCTGGGCACAATGTGGTCTTGGAGATCCAAGCAACCATACCTTCCACACCCGAAATGCCCTCCAAGAAACCCATGTGGAAAGGCGTAATCGTCGCATATATCGTCGTTGCCTTGTGCTATTTCCCGGTTTCACTGGTTGGTTATTGGGTGTTTGGAAATGATGTTGAGGATAATATCCTCATGTCACTTCAGAAGCCCGTCTGGCTTGTTGCAGTTGCTAACATGTTCGTGGTTGTTCATGTTATTGGATCTTACCAG ATTTTTGCCATTCCAGTTTTTGATTTGCTGGAATCATTTTTGGTATTGAAGATGAATTTCAAGCCAACTAGGTTCCTTCGTTTCATAATACGCAATGCATATGTTg CACTTACCATGTTCCTCGCAATTACTTTCCCTTTCTTTGGAGGGCTTCTCAGTTTCTTTGGAGGATTTGCTTTTGCTCCCACAACATACTTT CTCCCTTGCATCATGTGGTTAGCCATCTGTAAACCTAAGAGGTTCAGCCTTTCCTGGTTAGCAAATTGG TTTTGCATTATAGTTGGAGTCATATTGATGATCTTAGCCCCTATTGGTGCACTGAGGCAGATCATTCTTCAAGCCAaagatttcaaattttattcttGA
- the LOC132173988 gene encoding protein PLASTID TRANSCRIPTIONALLY ACTIVE 10, with the protein MQILQTPHFFAFPKTLNPKTPKPHHHHHHQCPPLLPTKIRIPFSKLSLTAKAVISDEFPVDETFLEKFGPKDKETEDEARNRNWVERGWAPWEEVLSPEADFARKSLNEGEEVPLQTPEAVEAFKMLKPSYRKKKMEQMGLTEDDYYRKQFEIKGDIPEPLETVWAAPMVAQHVPPRDWPPRGWEVDRKELEYIREAHKMVGVRVGLEELEKEVRTETEDLCLDRYRVFLKQYNEWVAANKDRLEEESYKYDQDFHPGRRKRGKDYKEGMYELPFYYPGQICLGKVTTLHLYQGAFVDIGGVYDGWVPIKGNDWYWIRHHIKVGMHVIVEILAKRDPYRFRFPIEMRFVHPNIDHLIFNRFDFPPIFQRDDTNPDELRRDCGRPPVPRKDPGDKPEEEPLLSNHPYVDKLWQIHVAEQMILDDLEANPEKYKDKKLSELTDDEDFDEQNSVIHTKAYYKKSLIPKVILKTSVKELDLKAALAERELHNKLRIEAKERGEEYKVTKLRRNIEMDEYDLIHWRRSFEEREALLRDISCRQALGLPLEEPGRYKESSFFGKDQYDPTNPLYRFDYWGEPKNSEKSKQERIKDAHNKAIVGKGTVWYETSYEDCIEQKMQREARSKELEQEDTDDEDEAEDEEDDDYDLDFSVLREYSANSSTQPHVNGTESSILSDEDMFED; encoded by the exons ATGCAAATCCTCCAAACACCTCATTTCTTCGCCTTCCCTAAAACCCTGAACCCTAAAACCCCCAaaccccaccaccaccaccaccatcaatGTCCTCCTCTCCTCCCCACCAAAATCCGAATCCCCTTCTCCAAGCTCTCCCTCACCGCCAAAGCCGTCATCTCGGACGAGTTCCCCGTAGACGAGACCTTCCTCGAGAAATTCGGCCCCAAAGACAAAGAAACCGAGGACGAAGCTCGAAACCGCAACTGGGTTGAGCGCGGGTGGGCACCCTGGGAAGAGGTCCTCTCCCCAGAAGCCGATTTTGCTCGCAAAAGCTTGAACGAGGGTGAAGAAGTCCCTCTCCAAACACCCGAAGCCGTCGAAGCCTTCAAAATGCTCAAACCCAGCTACCGCAAGAAGAAGATGGAGCAAATGGGTCTAACCGAGGACGATTACTATCGCAAACAGTTCGAGATCAAGGGTGACATTCCGGAGCCTCTGGAGACGGTGTGGGCTGCGCCAATGGTTGCACAGCACGTGCCTCCGAGGGATTGGCCACCGCGGGGCTGGGAGGTGGATAGGAAGGAGCTGGAGTACATAAGGGAAGCGCATAAGATGGTGGGTGTGAGGGTGGGGTTGGAAGAGTTGGAGAAGGAGGTGAGGACGGAGACTGAGGACTTGTGTTTGGATCGGTACAGGGTGTTCTTGAAGCAGTACAACGAGTGGGTTGCGGCGAATAAGGATAGGTTGGAAGAGGAGTCTTATAAG TATGATCAAGATTTCCATCCTGGTAGGAGGAAACGAGGCAAGGACTACAAAGAGGGAATG TATGAGCTTCCATTCTATTATCCAGGACAA ATTTGCTTGGGAAAAGTGACTACTTTGCACCTTTATCAAGGAGCATTTGTTGACATTGGAGGTGTTTACGATGG GTGGGTTCCTATAAAAGGTAATGATTGGTATTGGATTCGTCATCACATAAAAGTTGGTATGCATGTCATCGTTGAAATTCTG GCAAAGCGTGATCCTTACCGTTTTCGGTTTCCTATTGAGATGCGGTTTGTCCATCCAAACATAGACCACCTGAT CTTTAACAGATTTGACTTTCCGCCTATATTTCAGCGAGATGATACTAATCCAGATGAATTACGG CGTGATTGTGGAAGACCTCCAGTTCCTAGAAAGGATCCAGGAGACAAGCCAGAAGAGGAACCTTTGTTGTCAAATCACCCTTATGTTGATAAG TTGTGGCAGATACATGTTGCTGAGCAAATGATTTTGGATGATTTGGAGGCTAATCCTGAGAAatacaaagacaaaaaattatCAGAGTTAACCGATGATGAGGACTTCGATGAGCAAAACAGTGTTATTCATACCAAAGCTTACTATAAGAAAAGTTTAATACCAAAAGTGATTCTG aAAACAAGTGTTAAAGAACTTGACTTGAAGGCTGCCCTTGCTGAGCGTGAG CTCCATAACAAACTAAGAATAGAAGCAAAAGAAAGAGGAGAGGAATACAAAGTTACCAAGCTGAGGCGAAATATTGAAATGGATGAGTATGACTTAATTCATTGGCGTCGATCTTTCGAGGAAAGAGAAGCTTTGCTCAGAGATATCAGCTG TCGTCAAGCTCTTGGTCTGCCACTGGAAGAGCCAGGAAGGTATAAAGAGTCAAGTTTCTTCGGGAAGGATCAATATGACCCTACAAACCCTCTCTATCGTTTTGACTACTGGGGAGAACCCAAGAACTCAGAGAAGAGCAAGCAAGAGCGGATAAAAGATGCCCACAACAAAGCCATCGTAGGTAAGGGCACTGTATGGTATGAAACGTCATACGAAGATTGCATTGAGCAGAAGATGCAAAGAGAAGCCCGTTCCAAGGAACTAGAACAAGAAGATACTGACGATGAAGACGAGGCTGAGGATGAAGAAGACGATGATTATGACTTGGATTTCAGCGTCCTACGCGAATACAGTGCTAATTCTTCAACCCAACCTCATGTTAATGGGACTGAATCTTCTATATTGTCAGATGAGGATATGTTTGAGGATTAA
- the LOC132173444 gene encoding glyceraldehyde-3-phosphate dehydrogenase, cytosolic gives MGKVKIGINGFGRIGRLVARVALQRDDVELVAVNDPFITTDYMTYMFKYDTVHGQWKHHELKVKDSKTLLFGEKPVAVFGVRNPEEIPWAETGAEFIVESTGVFTDKDKAAAHLKGGAKKVIISAPSKDAPMFVVGVNEHEYKPELDIISNASCTTNCLAPLAKVINDRFGIVEGLMTTVHSITATQKTVDGPSSKDWRGGRAASFNIIPSSTGAAKAVGKVLPALNGKLTGMAFRVPTVDVSVVDLTVRLEKAATYDQIKAAIKEESEGKLKGILGYTDEDVVSTDFIGDNRSSIFDAKAGIALNDRFVKLVSWYDNEWGYSTRVVDLIVHVAKCSK, from the exons ATGG GGAAGGTCAAGATCGGAATCAACG GATTTGGAAGGATTGGCCGTTTGGTCGCTAGGGTTGCTCTGCAGAGAGACGATGTTGAGCTCGTCGCTGTTAACGATCCCTTCATCACCACCGACTACATG ACCTACATGTTCAAGTATGATACAGTTCACGGTCAGTGGAAGCATCATGAACTCAAGGTCAAGGACTCGAAGACCCTTCTCTTTGGCGAGAAGCCCGTCGCTGTCTTTGGTGTCAG GAACCCGGAAGAGATCCCTTGGGCCGAGACTGGAGCCGAGTTCATTGTGGAGTCCACTGGAGTTTTCACTGACAAGGACAAGGCTGCTGCTCATTTGAAG GGAGGTGCAAAGAAGGTCATCATCTCAGCCCCTAGCAAGGATGCTCCCATGTTCGTTGTGGGTGTCAATGAACATGAATACAAGCCTGAGCTTGACATCATTTCCAATGCTAGCTGCACCACCAACTGCCTTGCTCCCCTTGCAAAG GTTATTAATGATAGGTTTGGCATTGTTGAGGGTCTAATGACCACTGTTCACTCCATCACTG CTACTCAGAAAACTGTTGATGGGCCATCTAGCAAGGACTGGAGAGGTGGAAGAGCTGCTTCATTCAACATCATTCCTAGCAGTACAGGTGCTGCTAAG gCTGTTGGTAAAGTGTTGCCTGCTCTGAATGGAAAATTGACTGGAATGGCTTTCCGTGTTCCTACTGTCGATGTCTCTGTGGTTGACCTTACTGTGAGGCTGGAGAAGGCCGCTACGTATGATCAAATTAAAGCTGCTATCAA GGAGGAATCTGAGGGGAAATTGAAAGGCATCTTGGGTTACACTGATGAGGATGTGGTCTCCACCGACTTTATTGGTGATAACAG GTCAAGTATTTTTGATGCAAAGGCTGGAATTGCTTTGAATGATCGCTTTGTTAAGCTTGTCTCATGGTATGACAACGAGTGGGGTTACAG CACACGTGTGGTTGACCTGATTGTTCATGTTGCAAAATGTTCCAAGTGA
- the LOC132175228 gene encoding uncharacterized protein LOC132175228, producing MATSAFKSTTKRTPIGASSSSAEDSGSSNQSSAHRRSRSLSRFSHRIPVPGSDEFDDGVPAPRGKFVNTVRGSGFPEISLDDLAIEFFHSGDRGRSGSRSSEAGPASGLGASSSSSSLRRGRSVSRQSSKAGVDGRSSVCNSSGGGRVVSESNSRRRRSVSVVRCQISDSESDLDPSQNSSNHANLKSIGSGNNQMPLSNRPAVSKQRQVLRRSFSQKDLKSHDDHSSQSSVLTDDEGRDSHSSKSGIERIIRAVYAQKKAKHPAADGVNSELYAEMREELRNAVEEIRMELGKEMAKTKTSFSASGDCLKPTNSEVFQAVSSIRRNSTKLEQSEMRKQDLLAEIVLEEQHGRELSKTVKELLPEPKKTATGKPSRARKRSNDRSRMSNRLTEEAGKYIEDFISNVEDTDISSLDGEKSDTSSSFGGIVKSETFRSPVAFNSLPVEMDGVVLPWLDWEASNDATPQSCKSKAEPPKTPSTLLDAAQEACSAQNQSNHSASSRGSWSPGYIVGLPMNIREDSWNKSGEPCSYNSQSCSGESRGLRFDIDDYLKLQSDEDFLFERWKQQQTINSGSLLLCNHMFF from the exons ATGGCGACATCGGCGTTCAAATCGACGACGAAGAGAACGCCGATCGGAGCCTCATCGTCGTCGGCGGAGGACTCCGGATCCTCCAATCAGAGCTCAGCTCACCGCCGCTCGCGCAGCCTGAGCCGGTTCTCGCACCGGATACCCGTGCCGGGAAGCGACGAGTTCGACGACGGCGTTCCGGCTCCGAGAGGGAAGTTCGTGAACACGGTGAGAGGCTCGGGGTTCCCGGAGATCAGCCTCGACGACCTCGCCATCGAGTTCTTCCACTCCGGCGATCGAGGCCGCTCGGGCTCGAGGAGCTCCGAGGCCGGCCCGGCGAGCGGTCTTGGtgcgtcgtcgtcgtcgtcgtcgctGAGACGAGGGAGGTCAGTGTCGAGACAGAGCTCAAAAGCAGGGGTAGATGGGAGGAGCAGTGTGTGTAATAGTTCCGGTGGAGGAAGGGTAGTTTCAGAAAGTAATTCGAGGAGGCGGCGCTCGGTTTCTGTAGTGCGGTGTCAGATTAGCGATTCGGAG AGCGATCTAGATCCCTCTCAAAACTCCAGCAATCATGCTAATCTGAAGAGTATTGGTAGTGGAAACAACCAAATGCCATTATCCAATCGACCAGCAGTTTCAAAGCAAAGACAAGTATTGAGAAGGTCTTTTAGTCAAAAAGACTTGAAGTCCCATGATGACCATTCA AGCCAGTCTTCAGTCCTTACTGATGATGAAGGAAGGGATTCTCATTCCAGTAAAAGTGGGATTGAGAGGATAATACGAGCAGTTTATGCACAAAAGAAg GCAAAGCACCCTGCTGCAGATGGCGTTAACAGTGAATTGTATGCAGAAATGCGTGAAGAACTTAGAAATGCTGTGGAGGAGATCAGAATGGAACTTGGAAAA GAAATGGCTAAAACAAAAACCTCTTTTTCAGCAAGTGGTGATTGCTTGAAACCAACTAATTCTGAAGTTTTTCAGGCAGTTTCTTCAATCAGAAGGAACTCAACAAAATTGGAGCAg TCAGAGATGCGTAAACAAGATTTACTGGCTGAAATAGTGTTGGAGGAGCAACATGGTCGGGAACTCTCTAAGACAGTGAAGGAATTGCTTCCTGAACCAAAGAAAACTGCTACAGGAAAACCTTCACGAGCCAGAAAG AGGAGTAATGACAGAAGTAGGATGTCAAATCGATTGACCGAGGAGGCAGGGAAGTATATTGAGGACTTCATTTCTAATGTTGAGGATACGGACATTTCATCTCTTGATGGAGAAAAGAGTGATACAAGCTCATCTTTTGGAGGAATTGTAAAGTCAGAAACTTTTCGAAGTCCAGTGGCATTTAATTCTCTTCCCGTCGAAATGGATGGGGTTGTACTGCCTTGGTTGGACTGGGAAGCTAGTAATGATGCTACTCCGCAATCATGCAAGAGTAAGGCAGAGCCGCCTAAAACTCCAAGTACATTGTTGGATGCAGCTCAG gAAGCGTGCAGTGCACAAAATCAAAGTAATCATTCTGCCAGCAGTCGTGGGAGTTGGAGCCCCGGATATATTGTTGGCTTGCCAATGAACATAAGAGAAGATTCATGGAATAAATCTGGAGAACCTTGTAGCTACAATAGCCAATCTTGTTCTGGTGAATCGCGGGGGTTAAGGTTTGACATTGACGATTATCTCAAGCTTCAAAGCGACGAAGATTTTCTCTTCGAAAGATGGAAGCAACAACAGACAATTAATTCAGGCAGTCTTCTGCTTTGtaatcacatgtttttttag